aggtataacatggagagaatttaacacgctctgaaaaacggaggaagcgtcaaaacagtgaagaggaaacttgggataggcaaaaatcgaatgtatgcactaagggacaaacaaggcaaaataactaccaatatggataggatagttaaaatagcggaggagttttacagagatctatacagtagccgagacaaccacgaccctaatactataagaactagcagtaacccagatgacatcttaccagtaatgatagaagaagtcagagaagctttggagaacatgcaaagaggcaaagctgttggtgaggatcaggtaacatcagatctgctgaaagatgggggacagattttgttagaaaaactagccacactgtttacgaggtgtctcctggtgggaagagtaccagagtcttggaaaaatgctaaaatcatcttaatacataagaaatgagattacaaggacttgaaaaattacaggccgatcagcttgctctccgtagtatgcaagctatttacaaaggtaattgccaaCAGAATTGGGACGACATTCCAATTTAaccaaccaaaagaacaagcaggacttcgaacaggctactcaacaatcgaccacattcatactatcaatcaggaaatagagaaatgctcagaatatagccaaccatatacatagccttgatagattatgaggtgtttgattcagtagaaatatcagcagtcacgcagacactgcggaataaggGCATTGACGAAGCATATGTAAACATCCTGgcagaaatctacaggggatcaactgctatcatagtgctttacaaagaaagcaacagtataccaatcaagaagggtgtaaggcggggacacaatctccccaatgctatttaccgcatgcttacaggaggttttcagaagcctagaatggcaacagttagggataagagttaatggagagtaccttagtaacctgcgctttgctgatgacattgcattgctgagtaactcaggggacgaattgcaactcatgattacggagttagagaaggagagcagaaaggtgggtcttaaagttaatctccagaaaactaaagtaatgtacaacaacctcggaaaagggcagcgcttcgagataggtaatcgtgcacttcaatttgtagaagactatgtctacttagggcaggtaataaccgcagagccgaaccacgagattgaagtaactagaagaatgagaatggggtggagcgcattcggcaagcactctcaaattatgacaggtagattgccactatctctcaagtggaaggtatataacagctgtatcttgccggtacttagctaccgagcagaaacctggagacttacaaagagggttcagcttaaattgaggacgacgcagcgagcaatggaaagaaaaatggaaggtgtaacgttaagagacaagaagagagcagagtggattaggggacaaacgggggttaaggatatcatagttgaaataaagaagaggaaatggacatgggccgggcatgtagtaggataaccgctggttgttaagggtaacaaactggtttcccagaaaaggcaagcgggttagagggagacagaaggttaggtgggcagatgagaataagaagtttgcgggtataaatcggcagcagcaagcacaggaccgggttaactggcggaacatgggagaggcctttgtcctgcagtggacgtagtcaggctgatgatcatgatgatgacgtAGCTCCTTGTAGATAAAAATGGAACATAATAACTGCTGATGGGGGCAGAAAGTTAGTGTACCAAGTTACCGAAAATTCGTCATGCTGATGCCGGCAAAATGCGACAAGTGCGCTTTGCAACTCATGACGTCACACGCagatttcggcgcgaaatttaaaactTGTCCTTCGGCATTaattttcttctgttataatgaACTTATTTTGGTAAGATAAATTACATTAAAGTTCTCAGAGAACACTTTAGAGTTCTCTCAATTTGTGTTCTTTTATGGTTCACCCGCAAAATACATGCTGTCTACAACTACGTTCATTGGTGGCAACCATTTACTACCCGATCTCGAAAACTGCCATATCCATCGGTGGTGCGCAAACGTCGTAAACTTCACGATTGCTGAACTCTTTTTTTTCAGTGGTGGCCAGCAGCGGCGTGTTTCTCTGGCGGTGGCACTGATGCACACGCCGCCCTTCTTGATCCTGGATGAACCGACCGTGGGATTGGACCCCGTACTGCGGGACGCCATATGGCGATACTTCGTGGTGCTGTCGCGCGAGCAGTCGACCACCATTGTGGTAACCACGCACTTCATCGAGGAGATTGCCGACGCTGCTCTTGTGAGGGTTTCGCATTTGAACTACTTCACAAGAGACAGGATAAACGAACAGCAAAGTATTCGCGAAGCTTCTGCACGCGCTAGTTGAATGCAAGAAGTATGTGAGCACTTCCACGACAAGCATTTCAGACAGTCTAACTATAGTTTGTCCGGTTACACCATATGATTGGCTACAGGAAAATGATAATTACCAACGTCTCAGAATATTTCTGTATGTGACAGTTCTGTTTAAAATTTAAACGTAACAGCAACGCCTTGGAAGTCGATTCACTTTAAATATTCATTGTATCGATAGATGCTCCGTGTATTAGCATTGTATTACCTTTATTCAACAGAAAAAATATCTGTTACACTGATACATTATCAGTGACGCTGATTCTAATACATTATTAAACATGCGATCAAATTTCTCCTCTCAGAGCTGTCGTTACCGAGCTATCTTGTCGACAGAgggcctcctctttgctttgggAACGCGGCTTACTGGGTTCACTTTTCAGGATGGGTCCGTGTTCGCAATTCTAGAAAAGTAACCACAGTTCTAAAACCAGTATGGATAgtttcggtgtttgtaaacaaactgaCTCGCGCTGAACGGCCTACCCCCGAAGATTTACGGTGCACCACTTCAGGTAATGCTTTTTCAATGGTCCCGGTGTTGTTTTCATGGTGTGTGTGAGTTTGCTGCTCTATTATTTCTGGCGCATTCCTCAGGATGTGTTCAGAGCAACGTCTAGCGGCTCCATGAAGTGGCTCGACGCAGCGCACGGCATGTAAAGGCGCGGCCACTCTTGCAGGTAACACGGCTCGCATGGCCGACGGGCACCGCGCGAATTATACGTCGTGGCATTCCGACCAGTATACGGCCCCCTGCTTCGTGTTACCTCTAACAGTTGCCGCGCCTATACAAACAGAAAATTCATTAACTGCAGGACAAGTTTGTCAGCGAACTTATATTGGGTGAGTCGATTCTGCATGTCAAATATGTGGGGG
Above is a window of Rhipicephalus microplus isolate Deutch F79 chromosome 1, USDA_Rmic, whole genome shotgun sequence DNA encoding:
- the LOC142776137 gene encoding ABC transporter G family member 23-like isoform X2 — encoded protein: MYFFGQLLGMPWDLIYSRINFLSSFFQLLPANRFVQNLSGGQQRRVSLAVALMHTPPFLILDEPTVGLDPVLRDAIWRYFVVLSREQSTTIVVTTHFIEEIADAALVRVSHLNYFTRDRINEQQSIREASARAS
- the LOC142776137 gene encoding ABC transporter G family member 23-like isoform X1; its protein translation is MPQELALLEDFTIAENMYFFGQLLGMPWDLIYSRINFLSSFFQLLPANRFVQNLSGGQQRRVSLAVALMHTPPFLILDEPTVGLDPVLRDAIWRYFVVLSREQSTTIVVTTHFIEEIADAALVRVSHLNYFTRDRINEQQSIREASARAS